The following DNA comes from Chrysemys picta bellii isolate R12L10 chromosome 25, ASM1138683v2, whole genome shotgun sequence.
tgtggggaggcgGGATCTGGGTTCTAAGGCCCCATTTCAAGGTAGCTCTTGAATCTCAAACTACAGCTCCTCTTAATCTCCCCCcggggaaaaaaccccaaacaaaacatCCTCTTCTGTCTTTACTTCCTAGTTAGTTTGATCCTCGCCTCAACTCTCTGCCATGGCTTCTGGAGGGGAGGGTCCGGCTGATGGCTCCCCTGACTGGGCTGACACCAGCATCGATCTCAGCTCGCCAGGCCTCACCAAGGCCAGCACCTCCATGCTGGACAGTGGGGAGGACTTCGAAGTCCTCGATGAGGATGACGACGACGACTTGAGTGAACTCCCCCCTTTGGAGGACATAGGGACGGGAAGGACCCCACCAGCCAGAGATGACACCCAGGTGCCTGGGTCAGAGCAAGCCCCAGAGGAGGCCTCCAACATGCCCCAGGCAGCTGAGGAGTGGCTTGATGTCTTGGGTAAGATCCCGTGTAGGATGATGCCTTGCTGTTTCCTGTTGTCGTAagcccttccccttctccctgcctcccagtgAGGGCAAGCAGGCTGAAGTCAGGGCTTCCATGTGCATGTAGGTTGTTGGCTTGGATCACTGCAGCATTCAGAGCGTGCTCGTGCTTCCCAAGAAGATCTGGGGACTGTGGTGGCTAATCCGCTGAACAAGAGCACCCACtgagatgctgtggccaaaagggctaatgccattCTGGGAAGCACAAACGGGGGGATGGCGAGTGGGCGCAGAGGTGTtatggcactggtgcgaccgtggctggaatcctgtgtccagcggtggtgcccacagttcaagaaggatgttcatACACTGGCGGGCTTTGAGAGAAAAGCCACGAGGCTGATGAAAGGATTTGATGATGTGCCCCTCTGGGAGGGACTTGGGAGCTCGGTCTGTTTGGTGTGACAAAGAGGTTAAGGAAAGACTTGGTCCGTCTGTAAGTCCCTACCTGGGAAACAGAGATCTGATGATGGGCTCTTCGGCGTAGCAGACCAGGGGACGATGTAACGCAACcgaagggctggaagttgaagccagaccaattcagactggaaataagctgTATATTTTCAACAGTGAGAGTCGTTAACTCATTTATCAAGGGGTGAGGTGGGTTCTCGATCGCTGgtgattttaaaatcaagcttGGATGATTTTCCCAAAGATTCATAGAtcctaaagccagaagggaccattgtgaacatctgggctgaccccctgcagagcgcaggccagagacctgcccacaATAATCCCTAGGGCAGATTGGTTAGAGAAACATCTAGTCTTGCTTTAAAAacggccagtgatggagacttcCCCGTGACCCTCGGTAAATCGTCCCGATGGTTAAATACAAAGAGCTGCTCTAGAATGAAcagggggcaggtctctgggaggtcagactagctggtcacaacggtcctttctggccttggaacctacaAAATGCTGAGCGAGATGCCGCCCCCGAGAGGTAAGTGGTAGCTCCTCGGGGGATCCCCGGTTaatgtctcagcagagaggccatggAGCGTGAACCCTCACTGTCATCTCTAGCCCCGTCCCTCCCTGGCAGGATAGCAACATGGTGGTGGTAGTTGCTGGGGGTGAGTTTGCTTTGTCCCGCTCTCCCTCCTCGGTGTCTGGATCCAGGAGCCTTCGTTCCCCGAGGCCATGAATCCAGTGGCTCTTCAGGGCCACCATGTTCTTGTCAACACGAGCCACCAGAGCAGTGGCTGCGTGGCCAGCTCTGAGCCCGGCATCAGCCCCCTAGTGGGAATGTGCCAACTTGGCTGCCTCCCTTCCTACTTTAAACCCAAGTGGACATGGGCGGCATGAGCCAAGACCGCCTTTCTCTCTCCCGCTGGCTGTGACGTGCTTCTGGCTCCCATCTCTCTGCCCAGGGAGTGGCTTACTCAAGAAGAAGACCCTGGTGCCAGGTCAAGGCATGGCGAGCCGGCCGCGCAAAGGCCAGGATGTCACCGTCCGACTCAAGGCGATGCTGGAGGATGGCAGCGTCGTGGAGgacagtcccagcctctccttcaCCCTGGGAGACTGCGACGTCATGCAGGTAGGTGCGCGGCGGCTGAGGCCTgtgtgctctggagctggaggtgtttggggtgggggcgcAGAAGAGTCTCTGCACAGCATTGACCTGCCTGGTGGAGCCCAGCCTGTGTGCAAAGCCTGGTtcattgacctgggaatgttcaGGTGGGAGGGCCCAGTGTGGGTCAGACTGCTGCTTCCTCTGGTCCCGGTATCCTGCCTGCCCCGAGTGACTGCAGACACCTGGTGCTCCAGGGAGAGCTCTCCTTCCTCCGTAATGCACCTGGCTAACTGAGGAATGCTGTATATGGGGCaatgcgggggaggaggggtccaGGCAATTTCTTCTTTATCCCCAAAGGGGATATCGATGCCCTGAGGCAGAGGCTGTCTATCTTACGCCCAGCTGCTGTGTATCTCTGTGGATTTGGCAGCTGGCTTTATTCTCTAAGAACTTGGGGCgagagaggaggtgggggagggagcgtgTCCCCCGGCGACCCACAGGAGCCATGTGAGTGCTTCCTTCACCcgcctgggcagcggggctcccTGCCTTGCTCGGCACCTGGTCGCGTTGGCCGATTCACCCGGTGCTCTGCGCAGAGACCCAATTCTGGGACCTACAGGCTGATGCCCTCTTGCCCTGCCCCGCTCTGTCCCTGCATTGTGCCGTGCTCACTCTGGTTTGCCTGGCAGCCGGCCGGCATGCTGGTTTAATGGCCTGTCCAGCAGTACAGCCCCTTTGCCCACACTACAGCAGCCCTCTGGGGAGGAGCCCAAGTCTGGCTGTGGGATTTGAATCCATGACCCCCCGCTCCCGAGCAGAGAGGGCCCTCTGCTGACctccctctgaactctgggtccctGCAGGCCCTAGACCTGTGTGTGCAGCTGATGGAAATGGGAGAAACTGCCTCAATCCTGTCGGATGCCAAGTACTGCTACGGCCCGCAGGGCAGGTGAGTGGGGTCCTGGGACCGGGGCGGGAGGCTAACCACAGCAGGACCAAAGAGAGTGGGGGGGATCCTTGGAGAGGAGGcctggcctgcagcagcgagGCCAAAGGCTGGAGTCTCTGCCGTGGGGAGAGTGAGAGGAGGTGTTGGTCTCATTCCAGTTCCTCATCGACATGTCCCCAGCGCAGTTCACCCCCCAGCCACAGTCCTAGTAGATAAGCCCAGGCGTCAGTGGGCCCCGTTGCCCATCGGGGAGGGGTGGGATTTCTCCAGGGCAGAATGAGCCATAGCGAGCAACAGGGTCTGTTCTGCTGCCCTCCCTGGTCAGGCTGCCTCCATGCATGTCAGTCTTCGGGccgcccctttccccagcactgaatCTGCATGGCTCCTCGGCAGCCCGTGGGTGTTCGGGGGCAGCAGCTGGCGCTGGGCAGCTCTGATGCAGAGCGATAGCGTTGCTTGCCCCAGAGCCACCGCAGCCTGGGCTGGGCCCGTTCCTCCTCCTGCGAGAGGTGCCATCGCGTCTCCTCCATCATGTGAGCAGGAGCCCCGACATCCCGCCCCACGCAGCCCTCACCctggaagtgcagctgctggcCGTGCAGGACGCTCCTGACCTGGAGCTCCTCCGTGGGAGAGAGAAAATCCAGCTGGCCAATCGCAAGCGGGAGCGCGGGAACTTCTACTACCAGCAGGCGGACTACGTGCTGGCCATCAACTCCTACGACATCGCCCTGAAGACCATCGACTCCAGCTCCAAAGGTAcctgccctggggtcagccagtccTGCCCGCACAGCGGGGCTCTGGGAAGTGGAGTTACTGCAGTCTGAGGCGTCTCCGCCACCTGACCCTCGGGGCTCAGCCCTCCTCATCCTTGTGTGTGATGCTGGCCCCTCTGGGACACGCTGCTCGTCGAACAGCGTCTCCTCGCCTGAGCCGGGGAGTCCCCCGCCCGGGAGCTGGGCCTCCTGGCAGCCTGTGTCTCTCGGGAGCTGTTGCCCTCTAAGATGCCTCCTTGCCTGGGGACCTTCTGCAGTGCCAGGGGGAGATGTTTTGGAAAGCAGCGTTTGGTGGCTTTACAGCCTACTTCCTCCATTGCACACACCTGCTCCTCACCCAGCGTCCCCCGCGGGCAGCCATAGCAACACGGTTCTGAGAGCCGGGTCTCCACGGGCACCCTCTGTTGGTCTGTCCGTGGCTGTGAGCCCCTGGGGGCAGACGCTGGCTCCTttctgccctgcccagagcccagcagcagcccccagggAGAACCCTCCCGGGCTGTGGGTGGCCCAGGTGAGGTCGAGACACCTCCCTGGAGGCGGGTTCCCTGCACTGCAGAACGAAGGGAGCTCGAGCAGGGTTGcaaagcagctggctgctggtgtAACTCCGCTCTGGGATCTCCGCAGTCGACGTCAGCCCGGAGGAGGAGGCCGAGCTGCTGGAGGTGAAGGTGAAATGTCTCAACAACCTGGCAGCCTCCCAGCTCAAGCTGGACCATTATGAGGCTGCCCTGAGATCCTGCACCCAAGTCCTGGAGCACCAGCCGGAGAACATCAAGGCCCTCTTCCGCAAGGGGAAGGTAAGGGTGGGGCTCTGTGCGGCGTGGGGCCCCCTCCCTTTGGCAGTGGGAGCGTCGGATGGAGACCCTGGCCTCTTGCGGCTGGGTGGGAGCCTGTCCACTGGGGGCTGGCCAGGGCTTCTTTGCTCAGCTTTGTGGCTTGTCTTCCAGGTGCTGGCACAGCAGGGCGAGTACAGCGAGGCCATACCCCTCCTCAAAGCAGCTTTGAAGCTGGAGCCATCGAACAAGGTAAGCTGCTGTGTCCGCTGCCGCCCTGCCGGCTTGGCTAGCGGGTTCCTCTTCCTGCTGGGATGGAAGCGAGCGACCAGCTGAGGCTTCACCCCGCTGGCTCCTGGTTGTGTGGCTTTGCTTCGCGGGGACTCTGTCCTTGTTGCCAGCCATCCCGGCGTGGGGAGGCCGACTGGCTGGCACCCTCGGGAGCAGGTCAACGCTGCGCTGCTGGCCCGGGCGAGGCAGGCAGTGTCTCCTGGGGGCTCAGATTGCAATGGCACCAGGTGGCATGTGTTCACACTGCCTAGTGTAGGGACTGAATGTGCTCTGGCTATGGATGGGAAAACGGATCTACTGGGTCTCtgctttttccccttcctcctttgCCCCCAGAATCGAGCCCCATGGAGGCAGGGCGCCCTCCAGCCCATCCTTTGTTAAAAATGGGTCCCAGCCCAGCAACTTCCAGCGTCTTGGGCCATCATTGCAGGAGGTGGGGCGGGAACCAAGCCCTGGCTCCTTGCTTGGCACTGCAGGGCATGACTGacgctgccctgggagcagccccAAAGAGCTAGACTCCAGTTCAGCACGTGGGCCGGGATGAGCTCTGGGTGGGGAATTTCCTGCTGCAGGAGTGGAAGCCCTgaggcagcctggaaatacccaggATGACAGTGAGGATTGTGGACCAGGGCAGAATACACAAACACTCCATGTGTCAGGGCAGAGAGCGGAGCAGGGCTTTGCTCTGGGAATGAGCTCTCCCTGTCTGTCAGTGAGTGCCCCTGACTATGAAAAAGCATCTCAGTGGGCATTTCGCTGCAGAGGTGTTAGACTTTATATCCCTGTGGCACCTAAAGGCCACAGATAAGatgggcccattgtgctaggggctgtacaaacttagttaatgacagtccctgccccaaagagcctacagTGTAAAAGGGGGCATCTCTGCTAGGAAGAGAGGTGGTGTTAACTCCTCCTCCTTCATCCAGGCAAGTCCCAAAAGGATTTGGCCTCCTTGCAGGTCAGGCGCCACCCGGTTTGATTTCTAGCTAGGCCCTTCAGATGGACAGGCTGGCTGCTCAGCCTGTCTCACTGTGaccatttatcaacactgaatttcacctgccatcttgatgcccagtcacccagttttgtgagatccctttgtagctcttcacagtcagctttgaacttaactatcttgagtagttttgtatcatctgcaaactttgccacctccctgtttacctcttttcacagatcatttctgaatacgttgaacagcactggtccccgtacagacccttgggggactctatttccctctctccattctgaaaaccctgatcatttattcctaccctgtgtttcctgacttttaaccagttaccaattcatgagaggaccttccctcttaccccaggacagcttactttgcttaagagcctctagtgagggaccttgtcaaaggcttttggaAAGTCCAAATAGTCTGTCGCCACTggctcacccttgtccacatgcttatgGTGACCCCGTTAAAGAATTCTAATGGATTGGTGAGGTaggatttctctttacaaaagccgtgttgacagcccccccccttcccccccaaaacaaatcatgttcatctgggTCTGATCATTCCGTTCCCCCGGGCTGTCGGTCAGGCGCCTTTCACCGGGTGCAAGCCAAGCACACCACAATATTGAGCATTTCTCTTCCCACCCTCTATGTGGAGGTGCCAGATTCTAACTCTTCAAATTGAGTAGGGGAAAAGGGGGCACTGGCTAATTCCTTCCCCCACGGGGGCAGGTTCTGCTCTGGAGAGGTCTTGCTGCACAGCGGGGGGCTGCACCCAAGAATTCCTCATGGGCTCACAACTCATGAAAGCCATTGGACGTGACCCCCTCCCAACAGGACCGACCTAGCAGACAAGCAGTAATCACCGGACTAACTTGTTGCATTTCACTCTCAAAAGCATCTTAAAAATACACCATCCGGAATCCAGTCTTCTCTCGGGCGCCACTGGCTTTTATTACTTTGGAAACAGTCGGATTAAATTTGGCCCGAAAGGCTGGTTTTGGAAAGGCTCCTCTTTCCAAAGCCTAAAGCTCTCTCCATGAAAGGCACAAACTGGAGACGCTGCATAGCTTGTAAAGGAAGAGCCCTTCCCCTGCAGCGCTCGGCTAGCGTACAGGAACCAGAGCGCGACGGCCCTGACTTCTCATTGCTCCGAAGGAGAGAAGTCGTGGGGAGAGCCCATCAGTGGGGAACAGCAAACTTGGATCCTTTACATTAGCTGAGTCTTAGAAACACCCAGGATAAATAACAGCCGTCCAAGTACTTGGCTCCTTTAGGTAATTCTTCACCATGCCAGTGTGTCTTTACAAAGCCACTTCGTGGGGTTGCCTGCTGTGAAGAGACAAGTATCCAGCTTCCCACAGCAGAGGGCGCAGTCCCACTACACAAGTGGCACAAGCCAGAAGCCAAATAGCTGACTCCTTCCAGGCCCTGGGTTCGTGTCTGTCCGCACTCGGCTCTGTTCTGGTTCTTCTGATGTGGGCTTTGGGAGCTGGCTAGTGGCTGCTAGGAATCCTCGGCCCACTGCTGTATCCCAGAGAGTGGGGCTGAGACAGTGACCTCTCGCCGCCCGGGGTGCTGGGAAAATGCCCCTAAATGGATCTCGAACCTGTCTTGTACGAACCTAGTTCAGCTCTAAGAGGGTAGGACTGTAGGGCAGCATTGGCAGTGAGCTCGGTTCCAGGCGGCGCAGGGACTAGCTCGCACCTCTTGTGAAACCTCGGGGCTTTCCAGCTGAACTTCCCGGTGCTCACGGGGATGCAGGTCAGGAGGGAGCAGATTTCAGTCGCAGAATCCCACTACATTTCGTCACTGCTTCTTAGAGCAGCCAGGTGACCACGCTAAAGTGACTGGCAGGGGCTTGACAGATCCTGCTAGAGTCCAACTTCCGGCTGATCTTAACTGACCCTCGCctccctgtcccctctctccGGTGGGAATCCGAACAAACACTGCTGCATCTCTGCCCTTCTTGGTTTTCTGGGCAGAGTTTTAGTCTCATTTACAGCCAAAAAAAGTCCTTTCCCAATCAGCACACGGCACAGCTTCCTGTGAGGTGGCCTTTGGCCCCTCACCCAGCTAAAGTCCCCTTCCGATGGGCCCTTTACCCGGTGAGCAGAGGCAGGTTCAGCTTCCAGGAAGGATGGAATCTGAAGTCAGTTACATCTCTTCAGAGCTGTTGGGGGACGGGGTTCTGGTGTGTTTGTCCATCTCACTCCCGCTTCCCCGTAAAGCCCCATGCCGCAGTGCACCTTCTGCGGCTGAGGTGGGCTGGCCTCTGCTCCGCTCCTGCTTGATGCTGATCCACGTGTCTCCTGGATGTGTTTACTCCAAGCCTGggctgctttcccctcctcccgaGCCGGGTGTCCGTGACTCTCGGGGCTGGGGGCACAGAAAATAGTGGGACCTGGGAACAGCCTGGCTAGGCTGCCGTGCCCAGCACCTGCCAGGAGCTCAGGCCTGAGCCTGACGGCCGTCTCCTGGCATAACAGCTGTGGCACTGGCTGCAGCTCCACCCTGGAAGAGGCTGGGGGCCATGGACCTGCTTTGCCTGGGGCCGTCTGTTGTCCTGCCCTTGCTGGAGTTCccccctctgctgggcaggaccAGCAGCCCCAGCCAGGCAGGGCAAGCAGCCCTTTCCTGGCACGCTGAGGAACCATCCCCAGTGGTTGTGATGGGCCTGCTGCGGCTGATGGAGCCAGGCTGAGCCACGTGCtcgtggcgggggggtgggggaaattgtAACAGGATTTTGCCCCCGGGTGGGGCTCCGGcagaccagctgcaga
Coding sequences within:
- the FKBP8 gene encoding peptidyl-prolyl cis-trans isomerase FKBP8, which codes for MASGGEGPADGSPDWADTSIDLSSPGLTKASTSMLDSGEDFEVLDEDDDDDLSELPPLEDIGTGRTPPARDDTQVPGSEQAPEEASNMPQAAEEWLDVLGSGLLKKKTLVPGQGMASRPRKGQDVTVRLKAMLEDGSVVEDSPSLSFTLGDCDVMQALDLCVQLMEMGETASILSDAKYCYGPQGRSPDIPPHAALTLEVQLLAVQDAPDLELLRGREKIQLANRKRERGNFYYQQADYVLAINSYDIALKTIDSSSKVDVSPEEEAELLEVKVKCLNNLAASQLKLDHYEAALRSCTQVLEHQPENIKALFRKGKVLAQQGEYSEAIPLLKAALKLEPSNKTIHAELSKLVKKHAEQKNVETAMYKKMLGNAGTSSTPAPCKDKLPRSIPWKWLFGATAVALGGVALSVVIAARN